The proteins below are encoded in one region of Brassica napus cultivar Da-Ae chromosome A6, Da-Ae, whole genome shotgun sequence:
- the LOC106369316 gene encoding fucosyltransferase 2 isoform X2 — protein sequence MDLYRSRRRLSIPKAIDTQTEEQLGVQEKRFRLFGVMRITEILAYFMVIVPVLLVIMVIFFGHDSYDQGNGFAKASRIIQIKPNVTSEDDSSLQRDQNPKDVSLLGGLLVPGFNKDMCLSRYQSHLYRKASPYKPSSYLISKLRAYEELHKRCGPGTKPYSNAERLLKPKQTGDPEPEGCKYVVWMEFSGLGNRIISIASAFLYAMLTDRVLLVEGGEQFSDLFCEPFLDTTWLLPKDFTLANQFTGFAQHSPRCHGEMLKRKLINGSSVLSLSYLYLHLAHDYNDHDKMFFCEEDQSLLKNVPWLIMRTNNFFAPSLFLIPSFEEELGLMFPEKGTVFHHLGRYLFHPSNHVWGLITRYYNAYLAKADERIGLQIRVFDEKSGVSPHVTKQILSCVQNEELLPKLSKPGEEQHKQPSEDEEEGSKLKAVLITSLTTGYYEILKTMYWENPTVTRDVIGIHQPSHEGHQQTEKLMHNRKAWAEMYLLSLTDKLVISAWSTFGYVAQGLGGLRAWILYKQENQTSLMNPPCGRAMSPDPCFHAPPYYDCKAKKGIDTGSVVPHVRHCEDISWGLKLVDNS from the exons ATGGATCTGTATCGCTCCAGAAGGAGACTATCTATTCCCAAAGCCATTGATACACAAACAGAAGAACAACTTGGAGTCCAAGAAAAGAGATTCAGATTGTTTGGAGTGATGAGAATCACTGAGATCTTAGCTTATTTCATGGTTATTGTCCCTGTTTTGTTAGTGATCATGGTTATATTCTTTGGACATGACTCGTATGATCAAGGAAATGGCTTTGCAAAAGCATCAAGAATCATCCAAATCAAACCAAATGTGACATCTGAGGATGATTCATCACTGCAGAGAGATCAGAATCCAAAAG ATGTCTCTCTGCTTGGAGGACTACTTGTTCCTGGTTTCAACAAAGACATGTGCTTGAGTAGATACCAATCTCACCTCTACCGTAAAGCTTCACCGTATAAGCCTTCTTCCTATCTTATTTCAAAGCTTAGAGCTTATGAAGAGCTTCACAAACGGTGTGGACCTGGAACTAAACCGTACAGCAACGCTGAAAGACTGCTTAAACCGAAACAAACCGGTGATCCTGAACCAGAAGGATGCaagtatgttgtctggatggagtTCAGTGGACTAGGAAACAGGATCATCAGCATTGCCTCAGCGTTTCTTTACGCAATGTTGACTGATAGAGTCTTGCTCGTGGAAGGAGGAGAGCAGTTCTCAGACCTTTTCTGCGAACCGTTCCTTGACACCACTTGGTTATTACCAAAAGACTTCACATTAGCTAACCAGTTCACTGGCTTTGCTCAGCACTCACCTCGTTGTCATGGAGAGATGCTGAAGAGGAAACTGATCAACGGTTCTTCTGTCTTGTCTCTGTCTTATCTTTATCTCCATCTAGCTCATGACTACAACGACCACGACAAGATGTTCTTCTGCGAAGAAGACCAGAGTTTGCTTAAGAATGTTCCGTGGCTGATCATGAGGACTAACAACTTCTTTGCACCGTCTCTCTTCTTGATCCCTTCGTTTGAGGAGGAGCTTGGTTTGATGTTCCCGGAGAAAGGAACTGTGTTTCATCACTTGGGACGTTACCTTTTCCATCCTTCGAATCATGTATGGGGACTCATCACAAGATACTATAACGCTTACTTAGCCAAAGCTGATGAGAGGATTGGTCTTCAGATAAGAGTCTTTGATGAGAAGTCTGGTGTCTCTCCTCATGTCACTAAACAAATCTTGTCATGTGTTCAAAACGAGGAGTTGTTGCCTAAACTAAGCAAACCAGGAGAAGAACAACACAAGCAGCCatcagaagatgaagaagaaggctctAAACTCAAAGCTGTATTGATCACTTCTTTAACAACAGGATACTATGAAATCTTGAAGACAATGTACTGGGAGAATCCAACTGTGACAAGAGATGTGATTGGTATACACCAGCCAAGTCATGAAGGACATCAACAGACAGAGAAGCTAATGCATAACAGGAAAGCTTGGGCAGAGATGTACTTACTCAGCTTAACCGATAAGTTGGTTATCAGTGCTTGGTCTACGTTTGGGTATGTAGCACAAGGACTTGGAGGGTTAAGAGCTTGGATTCTGTATAAGCAAGAGAATCAAACAAGCTTGATGAATCCTCCTTGTGGGAGAGCTATGTCACCAGATCCTTGCTTCCATGCTCCTCCTTACTATGACTGCAAAGCAAAGAAGGGGATTGACACAGGTAGTGTTGTGCCTCATGTTAGACACTGTGAGGATATTAGCTGGGGACTTAAGCTTGTTGACAACTCATAA
- the LOC106369318 gene encoding aspartic proteinase nepenthesin-1-like — MASSFSSSSLLLPFFLIILSCFIALSSSRRSLINHPSTNLPRSGFRLTLKHVDSGKNLTKIQKIQRGISRGSHRLNRLGAAAVLAVASGPDDTNNIKAPTHGGSGEFLMDLAIGDPPVKYSAIVDTGSDLIWTQCKPCTECFDQPTPIFDPKTSSSYSKVGCSSGLCDALSRSNCNKDKGACEYVYTYGDYSSTKGILAMETFTFDDENSVSGIGFGCGDENKGDGFSQGSGLVGLGRGPLSLISQLKETKFSYCLTSIEDSEASSSLFIGSLASNIVKKAGASLAGEVTKTMSLLRNPNQPSFYYLDLQGITVGSKRLPIEKSTFELAEDGTGGMIIDSGTTITYLEEDAFKALSKEFTSRMSLPVDDSGSTGLDLCYTLPSNAKKIAVPKLVFHFKDADLELPGENFMVADSSTGVLCLAMGSSNGMSIFGNVQQQNFNVVHDLEKDTVSFVPTECGKL, encoded by the coding sequence atggcttcttctttttcgtCTTCCTCTTTGTTACTACCTTTCTTTCTTATCATTTTATCATGTTTCATCGCGCTTTCATCTTCAAGAAGATCATTAATCAACCATCCTTCAACAAACCTTCCAAGATCCGGTTTTAGATTAACCCTAAAACATGTAGATTCTGGTAAAAACCTCACAAAGATCCAAAAGATCCAAAGAGGGATTAGCCGTGGATCCCACAGACTGAACAGGTTAGGAGCTGCGGCTGTTTTAGCTGTAGCATCTGGTCCTGATGATACCAACAACATCAAAGCACCTACTCATGGAGGAAGCGGCGAGTTTCTTATGGATTTAGCTATTGGAGACCCTCCGGTTAAGTACTCGGCTATAGTCGATACCGGGAGTGACCTTATATGGACGCAGTGCAAGCCTTGCACCGAATGTTTCGACCAACCAACTCCGATCTTCGACCCGAAAACATCTTCCTCTTACTCAAAAGTAGGATGCTCTTCTGGTCTTTGTGACGCCTTGTCTCGATCCAATTGCAACAAAGACAAAGGTGCTTGTGAGTATGTGTATACATATGGGGATTACTCGTCCACAAAAGGGATCTTGGCCATGGAAACGTTTACTTTCGATGATGAAAACTCGGTTtcgggtatagggtttgggtgtGGGGATGAGAACAAAGGAGACGGGTTCTCTCAAGGCTCAGGGCTTGTAGGTCTTGGACGTGGACCACTCTCACTCATCTCTCAGCTTAAGGAGACTAAGTTCTCTTATTGCTTAACCTCTATTGAGGATAGTGAGGCATCTAGCTCGTTGTTTATTGGCTCTCTAGCCTCGAATATCGTCAAGAAAGCCGGTGCAAGTTTAGCAGGTGAAGTCACCAAAACGATGTCGCTGCTAAGAAACCCTAACCAGCCTTCTTTCTATTACCTTGACTTACAAGGCATCACCGTTGGATCAAAACGCCTGCCTATTGAGAAGTCTACTTTCGAGCTAGCGGAAGATGGAACAGGAGGTATGATCATAGACTCTGGCACGACCATCACGTACCTCGAGGAGGATGCGTTTAAGGCCTTGAGTAAGGAGTTTACATCTCGGATGAGTTTACCAGTTGATGACTCAGGATCTACAGGGCTTGACTTGTGCTACACGTTGCCTAGTAACGCGAAGAAAATTGCTGTTCCTAAGCTCGTTTTTCATTTTAAAGATGCGGATTTGGAGCTCCCGGGAGAGAACTTCATGGTGGCGGATTCGAGTACAGGCGTTTTGTGTTTGGCCATGGGGAGTTCTAATGGGATGTCTATTTTCGGAAATGTTCAGCAGCAGAATTTTAATGTAGTTCATGATCTTGAGAAGGATACGGTGTCGTTTGTTCCCACTGAATGTGGAAAATTGTag
- the LOC106369321 gene encoding KH domain-containing protein At4g18375-like — MANTRNIYDNSCAGSEDTVYRYLCPVRKAGSIIGKGGEIAKQIRSETKANMRINEALLGCEERVVTIYSTSEETNCIGDDEEFACPAFDALLKVHDMVVAEGVDSYGYNDEYSEKQRQTVAARMLVASDQIGCLIGKGGQVIQKLREEINAQIRVINDNLPLCALALSQDELLQIIGEPLAVRKALYQVASLLYDNPSRFQHYFLSSSSSSSLHQQQSGGMLMSPPLTSSHKNYSASRDVAEAREFSICFICPAENVGGVIGKGGSFINQIRQESGAVVKVNTSETDEDDECIIFISSNEFFEDQSPTVDAALRLQTRCSEKVGKDSTDSAISTRVLVPSSRVGCLIGKGGAIISEMRSVTKANIRIVQGEDVPQIAREDEEMVQITGSRDAAIKALTQVMLRLRANVFDMDRGLVLLPTFFPYISQATETSSKPKQQRKRENYSHGSMEIGRNEDYGNQMNSNSYRRNHVYY; from the exons ATGGCTAATACGAGGAACATTTATG ATAACAGTTGTGCTGGATCAGAAGACACTGTGTATCGTTACCTGTGCCCTGTGAGAAAAGCAGGGAGCATTATCGGCAAAGGCGGTGAAATAGCTAAGCAGATAAGGTCTGAGACGAAGGCAAACATGAGGATCAACGAGGCTTTACTCGGTTGCGAGGAGCGTGTTGTGACTATATACTCAACTAGTGAGGAGACGAATTGTAttggagatgatgaggagttTGCTTGTCCTGCTTTCGACGCGCTTCTCAAGGTTCATGATATGGTTGTGGCTGAGGGAGTGGACAGTTATGGTTATAATGATGAGTATAgcgagaaacagagacaaacgGTTGCTGCGAGGATGCTTGTGGCTTCGGATCAAATTGGTTGCCTTATTGGGAAAGGTGGGCAGGTGATTCAGAAACTGCGTGAGGAGATTAATGCTCAGATTCGTGTTATTAACGATAATCTGCCTCTTTGTGCTTTGGCTTTGAGTCAAGACGAGCTTCTTCAG ataattGGAGAGCCTTTAGCTGTTAGAAAAGCTCTTTATCAAGTTGCTTCTTTGCTTTATGATAATCCATCGCGGTTTCAGCACTACtttctgtcttcttcttcttcgagtaGTTTGCATCAGCAACAGTCTGGGGGGATGCTAATGAGTCCTCCGCTAACGAGCTCTCACAAAAACTACTCTGCGTCAAGAGATGTTGCGGAGGCAAGAGAGTTTTCTATCTGCTTCATCTGTCCAGCTGAAAACGTTGGAGGTGTTATAGGAAAAGGCGGCAGTTTCATAAATCAGATTAGGCAAGAATCTGGTGCAGTTGTTAAAGTCAATACCTCTGAAactgatgaagatgatgaatgtaTCATTTTCATATCATCAAACGAG TTCTTCGAAGATCAGTCCCCAACAGTGGATGCAGCATTACGCTTACAAACGCGGTGCAGTGAGAAAGTAGGGAAAGACTCGACAGATTCTGCAATATCAACTCGTGTTCTTGTTCCTAGTTCACGAGTAGGGTGTCTCATTGGGAAAGGTGGAGCTATTATATCCGAGATGAGGAGTGTCACTAAAGCCAATATCCGCATTGTTCAAGGCGAAGATGTACCACAAATTGCTCGTGAGGATGAGGAGATGGTCCag ATAACAGGAAGTCGTGATGCAGCAATCAAGGCACTTACGCAAGTGATGTTGCGATTAAGAGCAAATGTGTTCGACATGGATCGTGGTCTTGTCTTGCTTCCAACGTTCTTTCCTTATATATCTCAAGCGACAGAGACTTCTAGCAAGCCTAAGCAGCAGAGGAAACGCGAGAACTATTCTCATGGTTCCATGGAAATTGGTAGAAATGAAGACTATGGCAACCAAATG AACTCAAATTCCTATAGAAGAAACCATGTCTATTATTGA
- the LOC106369319 gene encoding signal peptide peptidase, translating into MKNCERIANLALAGLTVAPLVVRVNPNLNVVLTACLTVYVGCFRSVKDSPPTETMSKEHAMRFPLVGSAMLLSLFLLFKFLSKDLVNAVLTAYFFVLGIVALSATLLPAISRFLPKPWNDNLIVWRFPYFKSLEVEFTKSQVIAGIPGTFFCAWYAWKKHWLANNILGLSFCIQGIEMLSLGSFKTGAILLVGLFFYDIFWVFFTPVMVSVAKSFDAPIKLLFPTGDALRPYSMLGLGDIVIPGIFVALALRFDVSRRSKPQYFTSAFVGYVAGVVLTIVVMNWFQAAQPALLYIVPAVIGFLASHCIWNGDIKPLMAFDESKTTEGEVDKAHEE; encoded by the exons ATGAAGAATTGTGAGCGCATCGCTAATCTCGCCCTCGCAG gATTGACAGTGGCACCACTTGTTGTGAGGGTGAACCCAAACTTGAATGTTGTTCTTACGGCATGCCTCACTGTTTACGTGGGTTGCTTTCGTTCCGTGAAGGATTCTCCTCCAACT GAGACGATGTCGAAAGAACATGCAATGCGTTTCCCATTGGTTGGGAGTGCTATGCTTCTGTCCCTTTTCTTATTGTTCAAGTTTCTCTCCAAGGACTTGGTCAATGCTGTCCTCACTGCTTACTTCTTCGTTCTTGGGATCGTCGCTCTTTC GGCGACATTGTTACCTGCAATCAGCAGGTTTCTTCCAAAACCTTGGAACGACAATCTTATCGTCTGGCGTTTTCCCTACTTCAAAT CTTTGGAGGTAGAGTTCACAAAGTCCCAAGTCATTGCGGGAATCCCTGGAACCTTCTTCTGCGCTTGGTATGCTTGGAAGAAACATTGGCTGGCTAATAACATCCTTGGCCTTTCCTTCTGCATTCAG GGAATTGAGATGCTCTCTCTTGGATCATTCAAGACTGGTGCCATCCTTTTG GTAGGACTGTTTTTCTATGACATTTTCTGGGTTTTCTTTACTCCGGTTATGGTTAGTGTTGCCAAATCCTTTGATGCTCCGATCAAG CTTTTGTTCCCTACGGGCGATGCTCTAAGACCCTACTCTATGCTTGGGCTTGGTGATATCGTCATCCCTG GTATTTTTGTTGCACTGGCTCTAAGGTTTGATGTGTCAAGACGTAGTAAACCACAGTACTTCACAAGTGCATTTGTGGGATACGTTGCTGGAGTTGTCCTCACCATTGTTGTCATGAACTGGTTTCAAGCTGCACAG CCTGCTCTGTTGTACATTGTCCCCGCCGTCATTGGGTTCTTGGCTTCTCATTGCATTTGGAACGGTGACATTAAACCG tTGATGGCTTTCGATGAATCCAAGACTACTGAGGGAGAGGTTGATAAAGCCCATGAAGAATGA
- the LOC106369316 gene encoding fucosyltransferase 2 isoform X1, whose product MDLYRSRRRLSIPKAIDTQTEEQLGVQEKRFRLFGVMRITEILAYFMVIVPVLLVIMVIFFGHDSYDQGNGFAKASRIIQIKPNVTSEDDSSLQRDQNPKDSVDVSLLGGLLVPGFNKDMCLSRYQSHLYRKASPYKPSSYLISKLRAYEELHKRCGPGTKPYSNAERLLKPKQTGDPEPEGCKYVVWMEFSGLGNRIISIASAFLYAMLTDRVLLVEGGEQFSDLFCEPFLDTTWLLPKDFTLANQFTGFAQHSPRCHGEMLKRKLINGSSVLSLSYLYLHLAHDYNDHDKMFFCEEDQSLLKNVPWLIMRTNNFFAPSLFLIPSFEEELGLMFPEKGTVFHHLGRYLFHPSNHVWGLITRYYNAYLAKADERIGLQIRVFDEKSGVSPHVTKQILSCVQNEELLPKLSKPGEEQHKQPSEDEEEGSKLKAVLITSLTTGYYEILKTMYWENPTVTRDVIGIHQPSHEGHQQTEKLMHNRKAWAEMYLLSLTDKLVISAWSTFGYVAQGLGGLRAWILYKQENQTSLMNPPCGRAMSPDPCFHAPPYYDCKAKKGIDTGSVVPHVRHCEDISWGLKLVDNS is encoded by the exons ATGGATCTGTATCGCTCCAGAAGGAGACTATCTATTCCCAAAGCCATTGATACACAAACAGAAGAACAACTTGGAGTCCAAGAAAAGAGATTCAGATTGTTTGGAGTGATGAGAATCACTGAGATCTTAGCTTATTTCATGGTTATTGTCCCTGTTTTGTTAGTGATCATGGTTATATTCTTTGGACATGACTCGTATGATCAAGGAAATGGCTTTGCAAAAGCATCAAGAATCATCCAAATCAAACCAAATGTGACATCTGAGGATGATTCATCACTGCAGAGAGATCAGAATCCAAAAG ATTCTGTAGATGTCTCTCTGCTTGGAGGACTACTTGTTCCTGGTTTCAACAAAGACATGTGCTTGAGTAGATACCAATCTCACCTCTACCGTAAAGCTTCACCGTATAAGCCTTCTTCCTATCTTATTTCAAAGCTTAGAGCTTATGAAGAGCTTCACAAACGGTGTGGACCTGGAACTAAACCGTACAGCAACGCTGAAAGACTGCTTAAACCGAAACAAACCGGTGATCCTGAACCAGAAGGATGCaagtatgttgtctggatggagtTCAGTGGACTAGGAAACAGGATCATCAGCATTGCCTCAGCGTTTCTTTACGCAATGTTGACTGATAGAGTCTTGCTCGTGGAAGGAGGAGAGCAGTTCTCAGACCTTTTCTGCGAACCGTTCCTTGACACCACTTGGTTATTACCAAAAGACTTCACATTAGCTAACCAGTTCACTGGCTTTGCTCAGCACTCACCTCGTTGTCATGGAGAGATGCTGAAGAGGAAACTGATCAACGGTTCTTCTGTCTTGTCTCTGTCTTATCTTTATCTCCATCTAGCTCATGACTACAACGACCACGACAAGATGTTCTTCTGCGAAGAAGACCAGAGTTTGCTTAAGAATGTTCCGTGGCTGATCATGAGGACTAACAACTTCTTTGCACCGTCTCTCTTCTTGATCCCTTCGTTTGAGGAGGAGCTTGGTTTGATGTTCCCGGAGAAAGGAACTGTGTTTCATCACTTGGGACGTTACCTTTTCCATCCTTCGAATCATGTATGGGGACTCATCACAAGATACTATAACGCTTACTTAGCCAAAGCTGATGAGAGGATTGGTCTTCAGATAAGAGTCTTTGATGAGAAGTCTGGTGTCTCTCCTCATGTCACTAAACAAATCTTGTCATGTGTTCAAAACGAGGAGTTGTTGCCTAAACTAAGCAAACCAGGAGAAGAACAACACAAGCAGCCatcagaagatgaagaagaaggctctAAACTCAAAGCTGTATTGATCACTTCTTTAACAACAGGATACTATGAAATCTTGAAGACAATGTACTGGGAGAATCCAACTGTGACAAGAGATGTGATTGGTATACACCAGCCAAGTCATGAAGGACATCAACAGACAGAGAAGCTAATGCATAACAGGAAAGCTTGGGCAGAGATGTACTTACTCAGCTTAACCGATAAGTTGGTTATCAGTGCTTGGTCTACGTTTGGGTATGTAGCACAAGGACTTGGAGGGTTAAGAGCTTGGATTCTGTATAAGCAAGAGAATCAAACAAGCTTGATGAATCCTCCTTGTGGGAGAGCTATGTCACCAGATCCTTGCTTCCATGCTCCTCCTTACTATGACTGCAAAGCAAAGAAGGGGATTGACACAGGTAGTGTTGTGCCTCATGTTAGACACTGTGAGGATATTAGCTGGGGACTTAAGCTTGTTGACAACTCATAA